Proteins encoded in a region of the Streptomyces sp. NBC_00513 genome:
- a CDS encoding amidase, producing the protein MRDALWRMTAAEQAAAVRGGDVSALELVDSHLERIAEVNPRVNAVTLILAERARAAAARTDRGRAAGEVPGPLAGVPFTVKESTAVEGVPTTFGVKRFRDLVAPADAPPVARLRAAGAIPVGHANIPTLILAGMHTRSELFGDTVNPWDPDRTPGGSSGGDGVAVATGMAALGLGNDSGGSIRIPAQFNGVAGLKPTSGRFPADHRVLGPDDPGPASQFLVTDGPLARSVGDLRLAYEVLAGTDPRDPRAVPVPAYGAPIPGPLKVAVVTDPGGHGVHPTVRRAVEHAAEALRDAGYDVREVPDVPRLDEALDAYGRIVVTEFAPTWPAVRGLLGEGGDRYIGMTMERTPPASADAFMKLMGTWLNIRRSWAEFLDAYPLLLGPVFTEPPVEPGLESRDMAGRDRVASAMRLCTVTSFAGVPAVAVPTGVADGLPTGVQVVGRAFREDLCLAAAQAIEDRLGILTPIDPRGSGRG; encoded by the coding sequence GTGAGGGACGCCCTGTGGAGGATGACGGCCGCCGAGCAGGCGGCCGCGGTACGCGGTGGGGACGTCTCCGCCCTCGAACTGGTCGACAGCCATCTGGAGCGGATCGCCGAGGTCAACCCCCGGGTCAACGCCGTGACGCTGATCCTGGCCGAGCGAGCCCGCGCCGCAGCCGCCCGAACGGACCGCGGGCGGGCCGCGGGTGAGGTGCCGGGCCCGCTCGCGGGCGTGCCGTTCACCGTCAAGGAGAGCACCGCCGTGGAAGGGGTGCCGACCACGTTCGGTGTGAAACGCTTCCGCGACCTGGTGGCGCCCGCGGACGCGCCACCGGTGGCACGACTGCGCGCGGCGGGCGCCATCCCCGTCGGGCACGCCAACATCCCGACGCTGATCCTCGCCGGAATGCACACGCGGAGCGAACTGTTCGGGGACACCGTCAACCCCTGGGACCCCGACCGGACCCCGGGCGGCTCCAGCGGTGGTGACGGGGTGGCGGTCGCCACCGGCATGGCCGCCCTCGGCCTCGGCAACGACTCGGGCGGATCGATCCGGATCCCCGCCCAGTTCAACGGTGTGGCCGGGTTGAAGCCGACCAGCGGGCGCTTCCCCGCGGACCACCGGGTGCTGGGCCCCGACGACCCGGGCCCGGCCTCACAGTTCCTGGTCACCGACGGCCCGCTGGCGCGCTCCGTGGGTGACCTGAGACTCGCCTACGAGGTACTCGCCGGAACCGATCCGCGAGACCCGCGAGCCGTCCCGGTGCCCGCCTACGGCGCACCGATCCCGGGCCCACTGAAGGTCGCGGTCGTGACGGACCCCGGAGGCCACGGGGTCCACCCCACGGTGCGCCGAGCCGTCGAGCACGCGGCCGAGGCGCTGCGGGACGCCGGGTACGACGTCCGGGAGGTGCCTGACGTACCGAGACTCGACGAGGCGCTCGACGCGTACGGCCGGATCGTCGTGACCGAGTTCGCCCCCACCTGGCCCGCGGTGCGCGGGCTGCTCGGGGAGGGCGGGGACCGCTACATCGGCATGACCATGGAACGGACCCCGCCGGCGAGCGCCGACGCGTTCATGAAGCTGATGGGAACCTGGCTGAACATCCGCCGCTCCTGGGCCGAATTCCTCGACGCGTACCCGCTGTTGCTCGGGCCGGTGTTCACCGAACCGCCCGTCGAGCCGGGTCTGGAGTCGCGCGACATGGCGGGACGGGACCGGGTCGCCTCGGCCATGCGGCTGTGTACCGTGACCAGCTTCGCCGGCGTCCCCGCCGTGGCCGTGCCGACCGGGGTGGCCGATGGCCTGCCGACCGGCGTGCAGGTCGTCGGACGGGCGTTCCGGGAAGACCTGTGCCTGGCGGCGGCCCAGGCGATCGAGGACCGGCTGGGGATCCTCACCCCGATCGACCCGCGCGGGAGCGGACGGGGCTGA
- a CDS encoding TetR/AcrR family transcriptional regulator produces MPKQVNYADRRHLIAEAVCRLADEHGLEGVTLRDVAARAQVSMGAVQRCFRTKEEMLSFTLGRVGDRIGERIRARLVASPAQSASTALGHAATEVALLREEHRAEARVWLAFVAQAAVNETLAATLKANYAALQEAFTHLIAEAAESVDGLARPEAPPVTPFDALLDASHEARTLLALTDGLTTHVLIGHLTPQAARDVLHAHLANLWARTARPTTDPALRPDQPDR; encoded by the coding sequence ATGCCCAAGCAGGTGAACTACGCGGACCGCCGCCACCTCATCGCCGAGGCCGTCTGTCGACTCGCCGACGAACACGGGCTGGAAGGCGTCACCCTGCGCGACGTCGCCGCCCGCGCGCAGGTGTCGATGGGCGCCGTCCAGCGCTGTTTCCGCACCAAGGAGGAGATGCTCTCGTTCACTCTCGGGCGGGTGGGCGACCGGATCGGCGAGCGCATCCGGGCCCGGCTGGTGGCGAGCCCCGCACAGTCGGCAAGCACCGCCCTGGGCCACGCGGCCACCGAGGTCGCGCTGCTCCGGGAGGAACACCGGGCCGAGGCCCGGGTATGGCTCGCGTTCGTCGCCCAGGCGGCCGTCAACGAGACCCTCGCGGCCACCCTGAAGGCCAACTACGCGGCCCTGCAAGAGGCGTTCACGCACCTCATCGCGGAAGCCGCCGAAAGCGTCGACGGCCTCGCGCGCCCCGAAGCGCCCCCTGTGACACCCTTCGACGCACTCCTCGACGCGTCACACGAGGCTCGCACCCTCCTCGCCCTCACGGACGGTCTCACCACGCACGTGCTCATCGGCCACCTCACCCCACAAGCGGCGCGGGACGTCCTGCACGCCCACCTGGCCAACCTCTGGGCGCGGACCGCGCGGCCCACGACCGACCCCGCGCTCCGTCCCGACCAACCCGACCGCTGA
- a CDS encoding nucleotidyltransferase domain-containing protein: MDADPIDLARRLARDLFPEALAVVLAGSTASGRATPSSDLDVAVLVGDGGETLRAWAGGGKWLPRRLLAADAERGSALLEGHLRLCRSEDPTPLVDAASRILDLVGGPLREGYRRTWRGVVASAAAPVGR; encoded by the coding sequence ATGGACGCCGACCCCATCGACCTCGCGCGACGTCTCGCGCGCGACCTGTTCCCCGAAGCGCTCGCCGTGGTTCTGGCCGGATCCACGGCCTCGGGGCGGGCGACGCCGAGCAGCGACCTCGACGTCGCGGTGCTCGTCGGGGACGGCGGCGAGACCCTCCGCGCGTGGGCGGGCGGCGGGAAGTGGCTGCCGCGACGCCTCTTGGCCGCGGACGCGGAACGCGGATCCGCCCTGCTCGAAGGACACCTGCGGCTGTGTCGATCGGAGGATCCGACGCCGCTCGTCGATGCCGCCTCTCGGATCCTCGACCTCGTCGGCGGGCCGCTTCGCGAGGGCTACCGCAGAACCTGGCGGGGTGTCGTCGCGTCGGCGGCCGCCCCGGTCGGGCGTTGA
- a CDS encoding sensor histidine kinase, whose amino-acid sequence MSRRWWPTTVRARATVAASLVVAAALTAASFALIGLLENNLLRNAENDARQQAESVAALAATGNLGRVRPLAPGVEFLQVVAADGTVLFSSPRPLAAPGPFRAGPVPVAPGPDPVTPSPQRPGLRLHTWKDRPFGGEQRVRVAQVVVDTPDGIVTVYAGASLRAADAADDTTTAALAIGMPLLLATVALVTWRVTGRALRPVEEIRAEVAEISDRDLHRRVPVPPTRDEVARLAQTMNTTLDRLEASGIRQRRFIADASHELRSPITVLRTQLEVAMAIRDPDLWPELIGGALEDVERLQQLAADLLLLARIDAAQPVPTVPLDLTELVRDVVEARAGDRVPVGTALTAGIRVTGNELWLIRIVTNLLDNAQRFAEERVDVVLRTAPGVDGAPVAVLEIVDDGPGIPPAERERVFERFTRLDDARSRDQGGAGLGLAIARDLAAHHGGSVDAEPSPGGARLVVRLPSPPSVAPAPATGRRGGLAGGSGTDTPPR is encoded by the coding sequence GTGTCGCGGCGCTGGTGGCCGACCACGGTACGGGCCCGGGCCACCGTCGCCGCGAGCCTGGTGGTCGCCGCCGCCCTGACCGCGGCCTCGTTCGCCCTGATCGGCCTGCTGGAGAACAACCTGCTGCGCAACGCGGAGAACGACGCCCGGCAACAGGCCGAGTCGGTGGCCGCACTCGCCGCCACCGGCAACCTGGGACGCGTCCGACCGCTCGCCCCCGGCGTCGAGTTCCTCCAAGTGGTCGCCGCGGACGGCACCGTACTGTTCTCCAGCCCCCGACCACTCGCCGCACCCGGCCCCTTCCGCGCCGGGCCCGTCCCCGTCGCTCCCGGACCCGACCCCGTCACCCCGTCGCCCCAGCGCCCGGGGCTGCGCCTGCACACCTGGAAGGACCGACCGTTCGGCGGTGAACAGCGCGTGCGGGTGGCGCAGGTCGTCGTCGACACCCCCGACGGGATCGTCACCGTCTACGCGGGAGCCTCACTGCGCGCCGCCGACGCCGCCGACGACACCACCACCGCCGCGCTCGCGATCGGCATGCCCCTCCTCCTCGCGACCGTCGCCCTCGTCACCTGGCGCGTCACCGGCCGGGCACTGCGCCCCGTGGAGGAGATCCGCGCCGAGGTCGCGGAGATCTCCGACCGGGACCTGCACCGCCGGGTCCCCGTGCCTCCCACGCGTGACGAGGTCGCCCGCCTGGCGCAGACGATGAACACCACCCTGGACCGGCTGGAGGCGTCCGGGATCCGACAGCGGCGGTTCATCGCCGACGCGTCGCACGAGCTGCGCAGCCCCATCACCGTGCTGCGGACCCAGTTGGAGGTGGCCATGGCGATCCGTGACCCGGACCTGTGGCCCGAACTGATCGGAGGCGCGCTGGAGGACGTCGAGCGACTCCAGCAACTCGCGGCCGATCTGCTGCTCCTCGCCCGGATCGACGCCGCGCAGCCCGTGCCGACCGTGCCCCTGGATCTCACCGAGCTCGTCCGGGACGTGGTCGAGGCCCGCGCCGGCGACCGGGTCCCGGTCGGCACGGCCCTCACCGCCGGGATCCGGGTCACCGGCAACGAGCTGTGGCTGATCCGGATCGTCACCAACCTGCTCGACAACGCCCAGCGCTTCGCGGAGGAGCGGGTGGACGTGGTGCTCCGCACCGCGCCGGGCGTGGATGGCGCACCGGTCGCCGTGCTGGAGATCGTGGACGACGGGCCGGGCATTCCGCCCGCGGAACGGGAGCGGGTCTTCGAACGGTTCACCCGCCTCGACGACGCCCGCAGCCGCGACCAGGGCGGGGCCGGGTTGGGGCTGGCCATCGCCCGGGACCTGGCGGCCCATCACGGCGGTTCCGTGGACGCGGAGCCGAGTCCTGGCGGCGCCCGCCTCGTCGTCCGCCTGCCGTCACCACCGTCAGTGGCGCCGGCGCCGGCGACCGGGCGCCGGGGAGGCCTGGCCGGCGGGTCGGGTACGGACACCCCGCCCCGGTAG
- a CDS encoding response regulator transcription factor, producing the protein MRVLVVEDERRLAVALQRGLQSEGFSVDVAFDGPQGLWMATEHDYDLIVLDIMLPGLNGYRVCSRLRAAGSEAGILMLTAKDGEYDEAEALDTGADDFLSKPFSYLVLVARLRALGRRSGRRTPQALEFGDLLVDPARHVCSRAGTEIRLTAREFAVLECLARRPGEVVPKREILEQVWDSAFEGDPNVVEVHVSAVRRKIDAPFGRVALETVRGAGYRLAVDGG; encoded by the coding sequence ATGCGTGTACTGGTGGTGGAGGACGAACGACGGCTGGCCGTGGCCCTGCAACGGGGGCTCCAGTCCGAGGGCTTCTCCGTCGACGTGGCCTTCGACGGACCGCAGGGCCTGTGGATGGCCACCGAGCACGACTACGACCTGATCGTGCTCGACATCATGCTGCCCGGCCTGAACGGCTACCGGGTCTGCTCCCGCCTGCGGGCGGCCGGCAGCGAGGCCGGGATCCTGATGCTCACCGCGAAGGACGGCGAGTACGACGAGGCGGAGGCGCTGGACACGGGCGCGGACGACTTCCTCTCCAAGCCGTTCTCCTACCTCGTGCTCGTCGCCCGACTCCGCGCGCTGGGCCGACGTAGCGGCCGACGCACCCCCCAGGCCCTCGAATTCGGCGACCTCCTCGTCGATCCGGCGCGACACGTGTGCTCCCGAGCCGGTACGGAGATCCGGTTGACGGCGCGGGAGTTCGCGGTCCTGGAGTGCCTCGCCCGGCGCCCGGGCGAGGTGGTGCCCAAACGGGAGATCCTGGAACAGGTCTGGGACAGCGCCTTCGAGGGCGACCCCAACGTCGTGGAGGTCCACGTCAGCGCGGTCCGGCGCAAGATCGACGCGCCGTTCGGCCGGGTCGCCCTGGAGACCGTGCGGGGCGCGGGCTACCGCCTGGCGGTGGACGGTGGCTGA
- a CDS encoding GDSL-type esterase/lipase family protein, whose translation MTGTRAHTLFSFGTLMDERVQTALFGRAVPTAPASLAGHTTRPLPITDQAVIAASGLDVHLTLERRFGASVEGAVLRLTDRELAAADAYEVDDYTRRRVRLSSGETVWAYLDAKPLRAAARIVIVGDSVAYGRCDPRGGWAARLAATHIARNETDHRVFNLAVPGSTLTDVAEQTPGLLDARLPDTLLVAAGINDSARPLAPSRTGHDAAPHLTDGLGALAAAALDRNARLVVAGPAWIDEERTRDHEGLCFTRERALGLRDSLRAWAEDNHVDFLDMWEPLRDSPELLADGLHPTPEGHAALHRHLEALGH comes from the coding sequence GTGACCGGCACACGCGCCCACACCCTGTTCTCCTTCGGCACGCTGATGGACGAGCGGGTCCAGACCGCTCTCTTCGGCCGAGCCGTGCCCACCGCCCCGGCGTCCCTGGCCGGGCACACGACCCGACCCCTGCCGATCACCGACCAGGCCGTGATCGCCGCGAGCGGCCTGGACGTACACCTCACCCTGGAGCGCAGGTTCGGCGCCTCGGTCGAGGGCGCCGTGCTGCGCCTCACCGATCGGGAACTGGCCGCGGCCGACGCCTACGAGGTCGACGACTACACCCGCCGACGCGTCCGGCTCTCCTCCGGGGAGACCGTCTGGGCCTACCTGGACGCGAAGCCGTTGCGTGCCGCGGCCCGCATCGTGATCGTGGGCGACAGCGTCGCCTACGGTCGTTGTGACCCTCGGGGAGGGTGGGCGGCCCGCCTGGCGGCCACCCACATCGCACGGAACGAGACCGACCACCGGGTCTTCAACCTGGCCGTTCCCGGCAGCACCCTGACCGACGTCGCCGAGCAGACCCCCGGGCTCCTGGACGCACGCCTGCCCGACACCCTCCTCGTCGCCGCCGGGATCAACGACTCGGCCCGGCCGCTCGCCCCCTCACGGACCGGACACGACGCCGCACCACACCTCACGGATGGCCTCGGCGCACTGGCCGCCGCCGCCCTCGATCGCAACGCGCGTCTCGTCGTCGCGGGACCGGCGTGGATCGACGAGGAACGCACCCGCGACCACGAGGGTCTGTGCTTCACCCGAGAACGAGCCCTGGGCCTGCGCGATTCCCTGCGGGCCTGGGCCGAGGACAACCACGTCGACTTCCTCGACATGTGGGAGCCGCTGCGGGACAGCCCCGAACTCCTCGCCGACGGGCTCCACCCCACGCCCGAGGGCCATGCGGCGCTCCACCGTCACCTCGAAGCGCTCGGTCACTGA
- a CDS encoding M20 family metallopeptidase, whose amino-acid sequence MTMHQSAGVSVDAMIEDLRKLVEVESPSRDVDALTASARAVAALVESRLGGRAVLVESEAGPHVHWSGGGEPRVLILGHHDTVFPLGTLDRRPFTVEDGHATGPGVFDMLGGLVQAVHGLATLDDRSGIEILVTADEEVGSGSSRTLIEERALACGAVLVFEGAADGGGLKTGRKGCGTFRVSITGRASHAGLEPAAGVNALIEASHQVLRIAELGRPDIGTTVTPTVAAAGTLDNVVPAEATVIVDVRVESTAEKERVESAFAALAPHLDEAEIRVEGAVGRPPMPVSASAELFAVAQRLLPGIEGRSVGGGSDGNFTAALGVPTLDGLGAVGGGAHADHEYLVIGAMAERANLVAGLVHAIRDPLDNGRDSAADAT is encoded by the coding sequence ATGACGATGCACCAGAGCGCGGGCGTGAGTGTCGACGCGATGATCGAGGACCTCAGGAAGCTCGTCGAGGTCGAGTCCCCGTCACGCGACGTCGACGCCCTGACGGCATCGGCCCGCGCCGTCGCCGCACTCGTCGAGAGCCGTCTCGGCGGGCGGGCCGTCCTCGTGGAGAGCGAGGCCGGACCGCACGTCCACTGGTCGGGCGGCGGCGAACCCCGCGTGCTGATCCTCGGCCACCACGACACCGTGTTTCCCCTCGGCACGCTCGACCGCCGCCCGTTCACGGTCGAGGACGGGCACGCGACCGGCCCCGGGGTCTTCGACATGCTGGGTGGACTGGTGCAGGCCGTTCACGGCCTCGCGACGCTCGACGACCGGTCGGGCATCGAGATCCTCGTGACCGCCGACGAGGAGGTCGGCTCCGGCTCCTCGCGAACGCTCATCGAGGAACGGGCCCTCGCGTGCGGCGCCGTCCTCGTCTTCGAGGGCGCGGCCGACGGCGGAGGGCTGAAGACCGGCCGCAAGGGCTGCGGAACCTTCCGGGTCTCCATCACGGGCCGGGCCTCCCACGCGGGCCTCGAACCCGCGGCCGGGGTGAACGCCCTCATCGAAGCCTCACACCAGGTGTTGCGCATCGCGGAGTTGGGTCGGCCCGACATCGGAACCACGGTCACCCCGACGGTCGCGGCGGCGGGCACCCTGGACAACGTGGTCCCCGCCGAGGCCACCGTCATCGTCGACGTCCGGGTCGAGTCGACCGCCGAGAAGGAGCGCGTCGAGTCCGCGTTCGCGGCGCTCGCCCCGCACCTGGACGAGGCGGAGATCAGGGTCGAGGGAGCGGTCGGCCGACCCCCGATGCCCGTGTCGGCGTCAGCCGAACTCTTCGCGGTGGCCCAGCGGTTGCTTCCCGGTATCGAAGGCAGGTCGGTCGGCGGAGGAAGCGACGGCAACTTCACCGCCGCGCTGGGGGTGCCCACGCTCGACGGCCTCGGAGCGGTCGGCGGTGGCGCCCACGCGGACCACGAGTACCTGGTGATCGGCGCCATGGCCGAACGCGCGAACCTCGTGGCCGGACTGGTGCACGCGATTCGCGACCCACTGGACAACGGCCGGGATTCGGCAGCCGACGCCACGTGA
- a CDS encoding RidA family protein → MAITLVNPDGLPRIDAYRQVSIATGSRLVFIAGQVSWDVDGVTIGEGDLAAQVEQCYLNVAIALAEVGGTFDDVAKLNVHVVDWTPDKMPAFLEGVARAAAKLGVTPAAPGTLVGVAALDVPDHLVEVEAIAVLD, encoded by the coding sequence ATGGCCATCACCCTGGTGAACCCCGATGGACTTCCGAGGATCGACGCCTACCGGCAGGTCTCGATCGCGACGGGTTCGAGGCTGGTCTTCATCGCCGGGCAGGTCTCCTGGGACGTCGACGGCGTCACGATCGGAGAAGGGGACCTCGCCGCCCAGGTCGAGCAGTGCTACCTCAACGTCGCCATCGCCCTGGCCGAGGTCGGCGGCACCTTCGACGACGTGGCGAAGCTGAACGTCCACGTCGTCGACTGGACGCCCGACAAGATGCCCGCGTTCCTGGAGGGCGTGGCCCGGGCGGCGGCGAAACTGGGCGTCACCCCGGCGGCACCGGGCACGCTCGTGGGGGTCGCGGCGCTGGACGTACCCGACCACCTCGTCGAGGTGGAGGCCATCGCCGTCCTCGACTGA
- a CDS encoding helix-turn-helix domain-containing protein, translated as MVTQQFSGSPDEADLTRADSLAREIFSDIANKWALLIIDVLAERTLRFSELRGEIQGISHKMLTQNLRMMERYGLVDRCVHPTVPPRVEYTLTEPGRALRQTVHGMCDWTHQYLGHIEASRDRFDA; from the coding sequence ATGGTGACCCAGCAGTTCAGCGGCTCGCCCGACGAGGCGGACCTGACGCGCGCCGACTCTCTCGCGCGCGAGATCTTCTCGGACATCGCCAACAAGTGGGCCTTGTTGATCATCGACGTGTTGGCGGAACGGACCCTGCGCTTCAGTGAGCTGCGGGGCGAGATCCAGGGAATCAGCCACAAGATGCTCACCCAGAACCTGCGCATGATGGAGCGCTACGGCCTCGTCGACCGGTGCGTGCACCCCACCGTGCCGCCCCGGGTCGAGTACACCCTCACCGAGCCGGGCCGCGCCCTGCGGCAGACGGTCCACGGCATGTGCGACTGGACCCACCAGTACCTCGGTCACATCGAGGCGTCCAGAGACCGCTTCGACGCCTGA
- a CDS encoding carotenoid oxygenase family protein produces MTTHATAFDPTRTAHLNGRFAPVTEEVDVVDLDVVGELPEDLDGLYLRNGPNPRFTPIGSYLYPIDGDGMLHGVWLSGGRARYGNRFVRTPAILAEEKVGHALWGGLESMITPGPDVVGPDLAHTFKNLPDINVVRHAGRLLALAESDCPFRMGPDLQTLGKETFDGRLPAGITAHPKIDPATGEMVVFCYALEPPYLTWSVINPDGTVGRGPTPIDGVDEPLMIHDMALTSRHLVLILAPAFFDIAGAMRGGSFLAWRPEQGTRIALVPRDGGPVRWASDEAFWVWHTVNAYEDPTDDGIVLDYVQWPAISLGQDPAQGATAHRGLTRAVIDPVAGTVRRTQLDDASVEFPRVDDRLLTRPHRTIAVASVSGRTDRLLPGEYDALRWYTADGTGLGARNWDAGDLSVGEPVYAPTPGSSDDGHGYWLTFATDRTDGTSLLLVIPAHDPAQGPCARIRIPVRVPLGLHGAWLPTEE; encoded by the coding sequence ATGACCACCCACGCCACGGCCTTCGACCCCACCCGTACGGCCCACCTCAACGGACGGTTCGCCCCCGTCACCGAGGAGGTGGACGTCGTCGACCTCGACGTCGTCGGGGAGCTGCCCGAGGATCTCGACGGCCTCTACCTGCGCAACGGCCCCAACCCCCGCTTCACCCCGATCGGGTCCTACCTGTACCCCATCGACGGCGACGGGATGCTGCACGGCGTGTGGCTCTCGGGGGGTCGCGCCCGCTACGGCAACCGCTTCGTACGCACCCCCGCGATCCTCGCGGAGGAAAAGGTGGGCCACGCCCTGTGGGGCGGGCTGGAATCCATGATCACGCCCGGTCCGGACGTCGTCGGCCCCGACCTCGCCCACACCTTCAAGAACCTCCCCGACATCAATGTCGTCCGGCACGCGGGGCGCCTCCTCGCCCTGGCCGAGTCCGACTGCCCCTTCCGCATGGGCCCCGACCTGCAGACGCTCGGCAAGGAGACGTTCGACGGGCGACTCCCGGCCGGCATCACCGCCCACCCCAAGATCGACCCGGCCACGGGGGAAATGGTCGTCTTCTGCTACGCGCTCGAACCTCCCTACCTGACCTGGTCCGTCATCAACCCGGACGGGACCGTGGGGCGCGGCCCGACCCCGATCGACGGGGTGGACGAGCCGCTGATGATCCACGACATGGCCCTCACCTCCCGCCATCTCGTCCTCATCCTGGCGCCCGCGTTCTTCGACATCGCGGGCGCCATGCGGGGCGGCTCGTTCCTGGCCTGGCGTCCCGAACAGGGCACCCGCATCGCACTCGTCCCGCGCGACGGGGGCCCGGTGCGCTGGGCGAGCGACGAGGCGTTCTGGGTCTGGCACACCGTGAACGCCTACGAGGATCCGACCGACGACGGCATCGTCCTCGACTACGTCCAGTGGCCCGCGATCTCCCTCGGCCAGGACCCCGCGCAGGGCGCCACCGCGCACCGCGGTCTGACCCGGGCCGTCATCGACCCCGTGGCGGGAACCGTACGACGCACACAGCTCGACGACGCCTCCGTCGAGTTCCCCCGCGTCGACGACCGCCTGCTCACCCGACCCCACCGCACGATCGCCGTCGCGTCCGTCAGCGGACGCACCGACCGACTGCTTCCCGGGGAGTACGACGCCCTGCGGTGGTACACCGCCGACGGCACGGGCCTCGGCGCACGGAACTGGGACGCGGGAGACCTCTCGGTCGGCGAGCCCGTCTACGCGCCGACGCCCGGCAGCAGCGACGACGGACACGGTTACTGGCTGACCTTCGCCACCGACCGCACCGACGGCACCAGCCTGCTTCTCGTCATCCCCGCGCACGACCCCGCGCAGGGCCCCTGCGCGCGGATCCGCATCCCGGTCCGCGTGCCGCTGGGCCTCCACGGGGCCTGGTTGCCCACCGAGGAATAA